A genomic stretch from Aedes albopictus strain Foshan chromosome 2, AalbF5, whole genome shotgun sequence includes:
- the LOC109414265 gene encoding ribosome biogenesis protein BMS1 homolog, with protein sequence MADESSFTEKQKSHKKRLAGVKADKKKSKNKPTDKGKNVKAFAITKARSAEKRFRRKEDVLTKKHHIPLVDKTPEEPPPVLIAVVGPPKVGKSTLINNLIKNFTRTNVTNINGPITIITSKKRRITLIECNNDINSMIDIAKCADLVLLMVDASFGFEMEIFEFLNICQVHGMPKIMGILTHLDTIKTAKAVKMQKKVLKHRFWTEVYDGAKLFYLSGLIHGEYVRNEIKNLGRFISVMKFRPLSWRGAHSYILADRMEDITNSEQIRLDPKCDRDVVLYGYVRGVPLKKENMVHIAGLGDMKIEELNSLPDPCPLPSTEKKRNLLEKERLLYAPMSGVGGIVYDKDAVYIELQGSHSHKKAVENSEQQELVKSVIGKKETLDVQIENQEFRLFSDGDVIKSREFQINDDQNNDEDSESDAESDQDSGVEESDDETGRVARTGWKPEDQSEDEDQDEEEDDDDVNDASDGYGTKKSSGFLSSDEEGADDEVASNSMAWKAGLASKARSDYLERQATSKNLMKIVYGVFSKFKKDREKKELEEDEENQDDDLLGGLFKSVAQKQAEILKKKSIQDVDEGCFFEEYADGVRDWTEEENKKLIRNCFVTGKWKASEDAEELLKLDDMSDGDDEVYGDFEDLETGEKHAGQPTSGKMDNGKEKSDSKEEENPLKRKLSRIEEKNMSRTELMAKKMKLKAKFDAEYDNPEKDDQHIEGDHQYYEKLKADALRQSELNKKEFSSLDDEIRLNIEGYRAGLYVRLNFKNVPSEFVEHFDAQYPVLIGGLNMAEENVGYVTCKVKKHRWYKKILKAGDPLIISLGWRRFQTIPMFAKVEDDLKHRYLKYTPNHVTCSVTFWGPITPQNTGLLAIQSIAYDQQETKRLGFRVAATGAVSESDKSAQIMKKLKLIGTPYKIYQKTAFVKGMFNSTLEVAKFEGAKIKTVSGIRGQIKKAVPPEGSFRATFEDRIVLSDIVFCRTWFKVNVPNFYAPVTNLLLPPEKKIKWVGMKTLAQLKREGNIQFEAKEDSSYKPIEREDLQFRPLVIPKSLQKALPYKDKPKLGPINPKKPLERVAVVHSPHEQKVNKMMTMIKTNFENKEEKRKQLAKQKSEKYKKQKVDNDFRKLQRQKELKKKVFKAISKMEAKHQNSAAKGGGGGGKNK encoded by the exons ATGGCAGATGAAAGCAGCTTTACGGAAAAGCAAAAATCCCACAAAAAACGATTGGCAG GTGTGAAAGCCGACAAGAAGAAATCCAAAAACAAACCGACGGACAAGGGCAAAAATGTTAAGGCATTTGCCATCACCAAAGCTCGCAGTGCCGAGAAGCGATTCCGCAGGAAGGAGGATGTACTGACCAAGAAGCATCATATCCCGCTGGTGGATAAGACACCAGAAGAACCTCCACCGGTATTGATTGCTGTGGTCGGACCACCCAAGGTCGGGAAGTCAACGTTGATCAATAATTTGATTAAGAACTTTACCCGAACCAATGTGACCAACATTAACGGTCCAATTACGATCATCACCTCCAAGAAGCGAAGAATTACGTTGATCGAGTGCAACAATGATATCAACAGCATGATCGATATAGCTAAATGTGCAGATTTGGTCCTCCTGATGGTCGACGCCAGTTTCGGTTTTGAGATGGAGATATTTGAGTTCCTGAACATCTGCCAAGTGCATGGGATGCCCAAGATTATGGGCATTTTGACCCACTTGGATACGATAAAGACGGCCAAAGCCGTTAAGATGCAGAAAAAGGTTCTCAAGCATCGGTTCTGGACTGAAGTGTACGACGGTGCGAAGCTGTTCTATCTATCGGGGTTGATCCATGGGGAATACGTGAGAAACGAAATAAAGAACCTCGGTAGGTTTATTTCGGTGATGAAATTCCGACCATTGTCTTGGAGAGGAGCCCATAGTTACATTCTGGCCGATCGTATGGAAGACATAACAAATTCAGAACAGATTCGACTGGATCCGAAATGCGACCGTGACGTGGTTCTGTACGGTTACGTACGGGGTGTTCCCCTTAAGAAGGAGAACATGGTGCACATAGCTGGTCTGGGCGACATGAAAATCGAAGAGCTCAATTCCCTGCCGGATCCGTGTCCACTGCCATCGACCGAGAAGAAGCGCAATCTGTTGGAAAAGGAACGGCTTCTGTACGCACCGATGTCCGGCGTGGGGGGAATTGTGTACGATAAGGATGCCGTCTATATTGAACTGCAAGGTTCGCATAGTCATAAGAAAGCCGTGGAGAACAGTGAGCAACAGGAACTAGTCAAGTCGGTCATCGGAAAAAAGGAAACACTGGATGTGCAGATCGAGAATCAAGAGTTCAGGCTGTTCAGCGATGGTGATGTTATCAAATCTCGAGAGTTTCAG ATTAATGACGACCAAAATAATGATGAGGACAGCGAAAGCGATGCGGAGAGCGATCAGGACTCCGGCGTCGAAGAGTCTGACGATGAGACTGGACGTGTTGCACGAACGGGTTGGAAACCTGAAGATCAATCGGAAGACGAGGACCAGGATGAggaagaagatgatgatgatgtgaatgATGCCTCAGACGGGTACGGGACCAAAAAATCAAGTGGATTTCTTTCTTCCGATGAGGAAGGGGCGGATGATGAAGTGGCGTCCAATTCAATGGCGTGGAAGGCAGGACTGGCATCCAAAGCGAGAAGTGATTATCTGGAGAGGCAGGCGACCAGCAAGAATCTaatgaaaattgtgtatggaGTTTTCAGCAAGTTCAAGAAAGATCGAGAGAAGAAAGAGTTGGAAGAAGATGAAGAAAATCAGGACGATGATTTACTTGGAGGATTGTTCAAGAGCGTAGCCCAGAAGCAGGCGGAGATTTTGAAGAAGAAAAGCATTCAGGATGTAGATGAAGGTTGCTTTTTTGAAGAGTATGCTGATGGTGTGAGAGATTGGACCGAAGAAGAGAACAAGAAGTTGATTAGAAACTGCTTTGTAACGGGCAAATGGAAAGCTTCCGAGGATGCTGAAGAATTACTCAAGCTAGATGATATGAGTGATGGAGATGATGAGGTTTATGGAGATTTTGAGGATTTAGAAACGGGTGAAAAGCATGCTGGCCAGCCGACCAGTGGTAAGATGGACAATGGCAAAGAAAAGTCAGACTCGAAGgaagaagagaatcctctcaagaggAAGCTATCGAGGATAGAGGAAAAGAACATGTCAAGGACTGAACTGATGGCTAAGAAAATGAAGTTGAAGGCAAAGTTTGATGCTGAATACGATAATCCCGAAAAAGATGATCAACATATAGAAGGAGATCATCAATACTACGAAAAACTGAAAGCTGATGCCCTACGGCAATCCGAGCTGAACAAGAAGGAATTCTCCAGTCTCGATGATGAAATTCGATTGAACATAGAAGGATATCGAGCGGGACTCTATGTCCGCCTGAACTTTAAAAATGTTCCCAGCGAGTTTGTGGAGCACTTTGATGCTCAATATCCAGTGCTGATAGGAGGGCTCAACATGGCCGAGGAGAATGTAGGCTACGTTACCTGCAAAGTAAAAAAGCATCGATGGTATAAGAAGATTCTAAAAGCTGGCGATCCGTTGATTATTTCTCTTGGCTGGCGACGTTTCCAGACTATTCCAATGTTTGCCAAGGTCGAAGACGATCTGAAGCATCGCTATCTTAAATACACGCCCAACCACGTAACCTGCAGTGTGACATTCTGGGGGCCAATAACTCCGCAGAATACGGGTCTGCTGGCGATCCAATCCATTGCATATGATCAACAGGAAACGAAACGACTTGGATTCAGAGTTGCCGCCACCGGAGCCGTCAGCGAAAGCGACAAGTCTGCCCAAATAATGAAGAAGCTCAAGCTCATCGGCACACCGTACAAAATCTACCAGAAGACGGCATTCGTCAAGGGAATGTTCAACTCAaccctggaagtggccaaattcgAAGGAGCGAAAATCAAAACCGTTTCCGGCATCCGAGGTCAAATAAAGAAAGCCGTGCCACCCGAGGGAAGTTTCCGTGCCACGTTCGAGGACAGAATCGTACTGAGCGATATAGTCTTCTGTCGGACCTGGTTCAAAGTGAACGTCCCGAACTTCTACGCACCAGTGACGAATCTTCTGCTCCCACCGGAAAAGAAGATCAAATGGGTCGGTATGAAAACTTTGGCCCAGCTGAAGCGGGAAGGGAACATTCAATTCGAGGCCAAGGAGGACAGTTCGTACAAGCCCATTGAAAGGGAAGATCTTCAGTTCAGGCCGTTGGTGATTCCGAAAAGCTTGCAAAAGGCGTTGCCCTACAAGGATAAGCCGAAGCTCGGACCGATAAATCCCAAGAAACCGCTGGAGCGCGTTGCTGTTGTCCATTCGCCCCACGAGCAAAAG GTTAAcaagatgatgacgatgattaaaacaaattttgaaaacaaagaaGAGAAGCGAAAACAGCTGGCCAAGCAGAAGTCAGAAAAATACAAAAAGCAGAAAGTCGACAACGACTTCCGGAAACTGCAACGTCAGAAGGAGCTGAAGAAGAAGGTCTTCAAAGCGATCAGCAAGATGGAAGCCAAACACCAGAACAGTGCCGCCaaaggtggtggtggtggcggaaAAAATAAGTGA
- the LOC109423678 gene encoding DNA-directed RNA polymerases I, II, and III subunit RPABC2: MDDGDYDNDDVGGDEFDDVEEDDNIDELNQEEDGDNIELITPGQAGGGVPKSKRITTKYMTKYERARVLGTRALQIAMCAPIMVELEGETDPLQIAMKELKQRKIPIIIRRFLPDASYEDWSIDELIIIDH; encoded by the exons ATGGATGATGGTGATTATGACAACGACGA TGTCGGAGGAGACGAATTCGACGACGTAGAAGAGGACGATAACATTGACGAGCTGAACCAGGAGGAAGATGGAGATAATATTGAACTAATAACACCCGGGCAAGCTGGTGGTGGAGTTCCAAAGTCAAAACGGATAACCACCAAGTATATGACCAAGTACGAACGGGCTCGAGTTCTTGGCACTAGGGCACTGCAGATTGCAATGTGCGCTCCGATTATGGTGGAATTGGAAGGCGAAACCGACCCTCTGCAAATTGCCATGAAGGAACTCAAGCAACGGAAGATACCCATCATCATTCGACGGTTTCTGCCGGACGCTTCGTATGAAGATTGGAGCATTGACGAGCTGATTATCATTGATCATTAA
- the LOC109414268 gene encoding protein downstream neighbor of son homolog has product MSQQWKRPDEILRLQRLKQKQKALQARIQKPSGIGGVPSNGQESDPFSGSQKRKNPFSKNGDNAASKKQRPSDPDLTNDESIFELLNRTTPKEIPVIDAPIAKPLESRFLLDTQHQLAINAAVPHETSEDLQKPCKHFPIHWGIKSRLRIVCKSSLPGNNLRTNQEASGLTSFVRCIGIKDSSVGLDISPGARFYQSTLYWQHPHLPWLTLFPRNAKSNHGTVLGETERTALAKEWAVSFQNLFQLVRARQCPYFYVCANSFTVLFRAAGIGGRVETHALLTPTSRGMRAALKQEDIEFTMPLKKSPDKQDMNRSGESGISVNNGSFSNSSEDQGANTVPDEGEDDDDDDMEEEKWLESLGVEADEIKKINYNQYKKLQNRECEEDYSDQSTVLIEGVECQAFYNFLLNAKSTTIKVGRLAGVPPTLLAPVAFVGATLRTLTTRSSKIRMDGEDYHSTELQGVILPHVLPYLCGLLSETKDNFSTTLVSVPNTTVFSRVSQKMIDDTDKENEATAIGDQVLWKENLSDSGLSEHILETMCRASKDSVSDLERLVYSKEAGGYTWS; this is encoded by the exons ATGAGCCAGCAATGGAAAAGGCCCGACGAAATCCTTCGGCTGCAGCGTCTAAAACAGAAACAGAAAGCCCTCCAAGCACGCATTCAGAAACCATCTGGCATCGGTGGTGTTCCCTCCAATGGCCAGGAATCGGACCCATTTTCCGGTAGTCAAAAGCGGAAGAATCCTTTctcaaa AAACGGAGACAATGCCGCAAGTAAGAAGCAGAGACCTTCTGATCCCGATCTTACTAACGACGAAAGCATTTTCGAACTACTAAATAGGACTACCCCGAAAGAGATTCCCGTAATTGATGCTCCAATTGCAAAACCTCTTGAAAGTCGCTTCCTGTTGGATACACAGCACCAATTGGCCATCAATGCAGCTGTCCCTCATGAAACATCCGAAGACCTGCAAAAGCCTTGCAAACATTTTCCCATCCATTGGGGCATCAAAAGTCGATTGCGAATCGTGTGCAAGTCTTCGTTACCAGGAAACAACCTCCGCACGAACCAGGAAGCAAGCGGTTTGACGTCTTTCGTTCGATGCATCGGTATAAAGGATTCTTCTGTTGGGTTGGACATCTCGCCAGGGGCAAGGTTCTACCAGAGTACCCTCTACTGGCAACATCCGCACCTGCCCTGGCTGACGCTGTTCCCGAGGAATGCCAAGTCAAACCACGGAACGGTTCTGGGGGAAACGGAGCGCACTGCACTGGCGAAAGAGTGGGCCGTCAGCTTCCAGAATCTGTTCCAACTGGTTCGCGCCAGACAGTGTCCGTACTTTTACGTGTGTGCCAACAGCTTCACGGTGTTATTCCGAGCTGCCGGTATTGGCGGACGGGTGGAGACCCATGCCTTGCTTACACCGACATCTCGAGGAATGCGGGCAGCTTTGAAGCAAGAGGATATAGAATTCACAATGCCGTTGAAAAAATCACCGGATAAACAAGATATGAATCGGTCTGGAGAATCTGGAATAAGTGTTAACAATGGTAGCTTTTCTAATTCATCCGAGGATCAAGGTGCG AATACCGTACCGGATGAAggtgaagacgacgacgacgacgatatggAGGAAGAAAAGTGGTTGGAAAGCTTAGGGGTCGAAGCCGATGAAATCAAAAAGATAAATTACAACCAATACAAGAAGCTACAAAATCGGGAATGTGAAGAAGACTATAGCGATCAATCAACGGTCCTCATCGAAGGCGTGGAGTGTCAAGCATTTTACAACTTTTTGCTAAATGCAAAAAGCACCACCATAAAGGTTGGTCGACTGGCAGGCGTCCCTCCCACTTTACTGGCCCCGGTGGCATTCGTGGGTGCGACATTGCGAACTTTAACCACACGATCGAGCAAAATCCGGATGGACGGTGAAGACTATCACAGCACGGAACTACAGGGAGTTATCTTGCCGCATGTGCTACCTTACCTGTGTGGCTTGCTGTCGGAAACGAAGGACAACTTCAGCACTACCCTGGTCAGTGTCCCAAACACAACAGTGTTCAGTCGAGTATCTCAGAAGATGATCGACGACACCGACAAGGAAAACGAAGCAACGGCCATTGGCGATCAGGTACTGTGGAAAGAAAACCTGTCCGATAGCGGGCTCTCGGAGCACATCCTGGAGACAATGTGCCGCGCCAGTAAAGATTCCGTCAGCGATTTGGAACGCCTGGTTTATTCTAAGGAAGCTGGGGGCTACACGTGGAGCTAG